The genomic region tgtgtgtgtgtgtaatatcaCAAAATCTGGCACCCAATCAAAGTCCACACCTGTTGCTACACTCatggcacaaaaacatttgctaGAGAAACGACAACATTTGAAACAATGGTTTATTATGAAAAGAATTAACCCAAATAGTGCATGCAAGATAATAATTCTCAAGGTATCACTGAAATAGATTTTAACATTGCGCTTTCTTTAACAAATATACGCCTATTACGTTATATAATCCACAGCCGATCTGAACCAGCAGACTCAGCACTAAACACGACCAGCATCAGTATTTATTCTGGGTTTAACTTGCAGATGGGCATATGCGCCTCGAACACCAActccagcctctctctctccctttcaaGAGCAGCGATCTCTTCCTCCAGCTGAGTCTTCACGTGTTCCAAATGATCTGTCTCCTGAAAGAGAAAGCACAAGCTCAGGACATGCGGCTAATGGCTAAACAGGGTCTGTAACACAAATAAGTACTAATCTCACATTCTGTAACGTGTCTATTAGCATCCGACGACGGTCCCGACACCTGGCGGCTGCTACTCTGTTCCTTTCCCTGCGGATCCTTATCCTGTCAAGTTCCTCAGAGGACATCTATAAATGCCGAGAAGGTTTTAGCAAGGCAAGTCCAAATTTTATTTAAGAACCAAGCTTCTGTCTTAGAGAGTGATGGTGCTGCCATCTTATGGTCGATATCAAGAAAACATTCACATAGCAGTTCTACCCAATTCCAAATATGCTGTTCCTGTTACTCATCCACTGGCACCAATGACAACATCCATCCATCTGAGCCTGCGCTTTAAGATTCCCGCTCGAATACTACAGGGCTGACTCACTCCACAAGCCCCCTTTGTGATTCAGGTGTGagtcatttcattcatttaccataaatgaatgaatcaccGCAACCCCTCAAGTTGACTTTCGCTACTTTTTCTGAAAAGGTCAGAAATGGCAGTAACTTACATGTTTGTTAGCGTGTGTAGCTGAACTGTCCCCAACTGCTCCGTTACAGGACAGGTCAGGACTGGAGCTCTGGGACAAACAGGGGCAGTTGGGCATGGTGCTGGGAAAAGAGCAGAACGTTCCCAAGCCGGTTTCTGATTGGCAAAGTAGAGAGGACTGCAGAAGCCATTGAAGATCTGGACTAGATGCAATCACATCAAGATTTGGGCTGGATGTAGTGCCCTCTGTAATATtctggtaaaaaataaaaatacaataaaaaataaacataaaaaatatttttaatatccaaAATAATTGTTCTGTTGTATTTCTtctatatagttttaaaaacatatatgaaacaaaatactttaaaaataataaagtaaatcaataaatacttaCCGGAAGCACGCGAAGAGCCGTTGAGTTCTCCGGGTCCATCCATGCCGCAGACATCTGGGAATCATGCACACGATAATACGATTCTCTTCCTTCATCGTGATTCATTATGATCAAACCCGATCCGTATTCTCTGAGCTcatattatttctgtttaagTTCTTTTAAGCCCATCTCGCGTGCTGTCAAACGCCAAACAGGCCCACAAAGGAGCAGAGATGCCAAAACTAGGATAAATCCATCAGAGCGAATGACGAAAAATAAACCCAAACACGTGCCACAAGTTTTCTTAAAGCGTCCTCACGCCTCCTCacacccactctctctctcctccccatCTCTGGAGCATCTACCTTTTCCAATCTGCCGCCTTTTCTCCTCCGTGGCCACCAATGCGCTTCTAACGGATATTATTTATCGAAACCTTCTCGTCAATAGCGCCGGCTCACCGTCGCTGAGATTACATCCGCTAGAAAACGAGGCAGATATCACAAGTTTAATACTCGTGGATGGAGAGGCGCTGAAGCTTCCACAGCTCACACCCTTCACACCCTGAATTTCACTTACAGCCTTCTTTTGCCAAGTGACGTGCAGCTTTGAAATGTATGAATAAGTGCATCCGTGAATCACTGCGCTGATATATGATGTTTCACGGATGCTCCTTATTGCATTCAAGGAGACattaaaatgaggaaaaaatccggaaattattattttttttactttttaataacttttttttttttgcgcataAGGCACGCAATCAATGTCTGGCAAAAAACtaagtatttaaaatagctaaaatgtcATACGTAACTTTCATCAACTATACCAGTTGTTTTAGATCGTCTTATGCGTGTCAGGGTCATCTATTTGGACACTATCGCACGTTTTTGTTTCACAAACAAGCACCAAGTAAACCACCTTTGTACCTTTTCATAATTTGAAGGACCTTATTTgaccacaaagaaccttttttgaAACAGAAAGGCGTTTCATATgcgaaccatttagacaaaagcGTTCTTCTATGGCACTGTGAAGGACCTTTATTTAAGAGTGTAGCTAGATAGATCTATTTATGAAGCAGTTAAGCCTCAAGTGTGCactattttctaataattctgtACAACTGGTTATCATTTACttgaacattttaatgacaaatacCTTGAAATACAACTTCTGAACAATGTGTTGAGGTGCGGTAACTTTAGCATAAATGGAATAATTAACTCTAGCTAGTTCTATTGAATAATTATACCGGAGGTGTATAACGGTCATTCCGCTCTGCGTTAAAGCCACATTACCACCTCGGCATTATCTTCTAATAATTCAATGGCCCATAATCAATTACTTCTTACTTAAATGAGTCAGACATCAACgctgctgaaataaaatggcaaagGCAGAACTATAATTATATCTTAGTCAGACTAATATGACTAAGCCTCTGTGTGTCATAATTCAGATGACAGAATGAGCTTGTCAGCACAAATAccaaatagtaaaaaaaaaaaagttttattatgaACAGAAACGTTTTACTATTTATTCCTCTTGTAAATCCAATGCATGTTTTTCCCGAGGCAGCATTAACCAAAATGAACAGCAGATGTATGACAAACCAACAGAGGATCGCAGACTCGCAAGGCTACGAATGACAAATTATAAGGGTCTGTACGCCCCGACAGTAACGTCAAACAGTTTAGGGTTGTTTAGTGTCCCTTCTTTGTCCAAAAGAAAGTAAAACTTGTATCCCTGGACTTTAAGAGGGATAAATGAAGACGTTTCCTGTCTGTGTGCGTGACATGCCACTTGAGTCAAAGGCACAGTTAGATGGTGAGCTCTGAGAGGTCCCAGCGGTGACTGTGTAGATACTGTGACTTTTCCACCTCCTTTATGAAGAATTACCCGACTCACAGAACGACGGCTGAACAATGCAGCCACGCCAACGATTCCACAacctacaacaacaaaaaataacacataagagagctgaaaaacattttaaaaatgccatgGCATCAGGAATCAAAGTTAAGGCTTACCAATAATTAGGCACCCAAGAGTGAATCCATACCTCCAGGCGTTTGAACCGAGGTTCATATCAAAACTGAAGAGCCCTCCTAAATCAGTTCTGACCTTTTGAGGCTCGCCACTATTTTGTCTTGTGTCTCGAAGACTTGTGAAAGCAAAGTGACCCAGATATGCCCAGAATAGAAATTGGCCGCCACAGAATGTGGCCAAAAGCCTGAAGAAACGCGTCCGGTCGTGTTCGA from Puntigrus tetrazona isolate hp1 chromosome 21, ASM1883169v1, whole genome shotgun sequence harbors:
- the fosl1b gene encoding fos-related antigen 2 isoform X1, which encodes MNHDEGRESYYRVHDSQMSAAWMDPENSTALRVLPNITEGTTSSPNLDVIASSPDLQWLLQSSLLCQSETGLGTFCSFPSTMPNCPCLSQSSSPDLSCNGAVGDSSATHANKHMSSEELDRIRIRRERNRVAAARCRDRRRMLIDTLQNETDHLEHVKTQLEEEIAALERERERLELVFEAHMPICKLNPE
- the fosl1b gene encoding fos-related antigen 2 isoform X2; the protein is MNHDEGRESYYRVHDSQMSAAWMDPENSTALRVLPNITEGTTSSPNLDVIASSPDLQWLLQSSLLCQSETGLGTFCSFPSTMPNCPCLSQSSSPDLSCNGAVGDSSATHANKHETDHLEHVKTQLEEEIAALERERERLELVFEAHMPICKLNPE
- the tmem223 gene encoding transmembrane protein 223, producing MAVQCFLFGLRSCRAFISAYRLTGIQSSRAFTSTATQSVKGSDITGILHPLRRLRVNSVRNAYTFTSTAVAKDVILFEHDRTRFFRLLATFCGGQFLFWAYLGHFAFTSLRDTRQNSGEPQKVRTDLGGLFSFDMNLGSNAWRYGFTLGCLIIGCGIVGVAALFSRRSVSRVILHKGGGKVTVSTQSPLGPLRAHHLTVPLTQVACHAHRQETSSFIPLKVQGYKFYFLLDKEGTLNNPKLFDVTVGAYRPL